From a region of the Microbacterium sp. nov. GSS16 genome:
- a CDS encoding antibiotic biosynthesis monooxygenase produces the protein MIRSVLTLHTSPAQAESVLELYRNEAILQESLDLTRAVSSEIATAIDGSGEIIVTAVWPDEAAYQEWLDHPNRGRTAPELSALLADARIGVGRLYEVDHRVSRTEI, from the coding sequence ATGATCCGCTCAGTCCTGACCCTGCACACGTCACCAGCGCAGGCGGAGTCCGTGCTGGAGCTCTACCGCAACGAGGCGATTCTGCAGGAGTCGCTCGACCTGACCCGCGCCGTCAGCTCGGAGATCGCCACAGCGATCGACGGGTCGGGGGAGATCATCGTGACTGCCGTGTGGCCCGACGAAGCCGCGTATCAGGAGTGGCTCGACCACCCGAATCGCGGGCGCACCGCCCCTGAGCTCTCGGCGCTCCTCGCCGATGCCCGCATCGGGGTCGGTCGGCTGTACGAGGTCGACCACCGCGTGTCCAGAACCGAGATCTGA